The genomic segment CGCAGCCCAGTGCGAGATCGCTCGCCTGCAGCGCGAGGTCGAACGACTGAAACGCCGACGCGACTGTCGCGCTTGTGACGGCATCGGGATCATTGAGGGCTTCTGGCTCGGCACCGTCAAGAAGTGTCCAGCTTGCAATGGGAGGGGAGTCCATGCCTGACCAAGGCATGCCCACCGCGTTTCGTGGTTCGGAACTTGCCGCACACAGCGACGAAAGCACCCTGCCACGGCTACTCGACACCCGCGCGATCTCGGAGGAGCTGGGTGTGAAACGCGCGGTTGCGGAGGCGATCATCCGCCGCTGTCCGAAGCAGGAGATCCCGGGGTGTAAACGGCTGTTCGTCAGGCGTTCGGATGTTGAGCGGCTGCTGGCCGAGAACCTGAAGGAGGCGTGATGGAATCGCTGTTCGATGCCGAGCGATTGGTCGATGATCGTCGCTCGATCCTGTGCGAAATCGAGGATGAACGGGTGCGTCAGGATGCGAAATGGGGAGGCGTTCCTGGCGTCCAGCGCCGCGACGACCACACCTATGCCGCCGTGCTTGGTGAGGAGTTCGGGGAGTGCTGCAAAGCGTGGCTGGAACGCGATGTTCAAGGGCTTCGCGCCGAGCTGATCCAGACCGCTGCCGTCGCTGTCGCGTGGATTGAGGAGCTTGATAACGGCGGGGCGAAGCCACGTCCGACCGTCACGGCGTCCGTTGCCTCGGATGGCACGATCAACGTGCGGGGACTGGCGGCATCGTGAGTAAGCGAACCACGCTACGCGAGCGCAGCCAGAATCAGCACGGGGTCAGCCTCGCTGATCGGCCGAACATGGCTGTAAGTGTCGAGCGACTCCGACGTGTTTGCATGGCCGAGCCGGGACGCCAACTCGACAGCGGGGATCCCGGACTGATGCCACAGGGTTGCACGACGATGCCGCAACAAATGCGGGTTGATCCGCTCCGAAGCCTTCCGCATCCGATACGACAGGCGCGAAGGGCTCATCCGGCACGGCATGATCAAATCCGCATACCAGGCGGGAACGGGTATCCACCTGGGACGGTCACGCTTCGCAACCTCGGCGCGAACACGCACCCGCAACCCGGCACGGTCGATGTCGCGGGCCTCGAGCGAGAGTGCTTCGCCGATCCGCATCCCGGTCTGCTCCAACAGCACAACCGGGCCACGAAACTCTTCGTCGACGGCGGCGAGGAACGTGAGGAACTCGTCGGCGTCGGGTGGCTCACGAATCGCACGCACCTGCTTCGGCAACCGCACCGACCGATGCCGAGCCGGATTGTCATCGAAATGATCCAACACCATCCGGACCAAACCCACATAGTCCTTCACCGTCCCCGGAGCCAACCCACGGTCGATCATGCCGCCGATCCAACCCGACACATCAGCCGCCGAAATGCTCGCCGCGTCCATCGAACCGAACACCCTGTTGACCTGCCGCAGATGCGACCTGTAGTTGACCCGGGTCGACTCGTCCAAATCGAAGCGGCCCGACAGCCACACCTCAGCCAAGTCACGGAACGACAGGCTCACCTCGGCCGGACGACGCAACAAAGCGAGCTCGGTCTTCGGGTTCCGACCGGCGGCAAGCCAATCCTCGACCAGCCGCAGCCGGACGTTCGCCTCCCGCACCGTCTTGAACGTCCCGCCATGCTCAATCTTGTAGCCGCGACCGCCACGCCGGTAGATCACATCGTGGCGACGAGCACCCGAGGGAAGCGTTCTGCTGCGAATGTGAGCCGACACTGTGGTGGATACGGGATATACGGAAACCGAGGACATGGCGCAACCCGTTTATCCATCCCATTCCCGCACTTTGCAGACGATTTCGCATCAGCGACCGGCTCTAGCGGAGCAGCGGCATGAGCCACCGCCGTTATCGCCGTAACAGCCGTTGCTGTGGCCGCGGTGACGTACGGGTGACGCACGGGAGGGGCGTCTGATGGCCGAGAAGCGCCGATCAGATGTCGAGCGTCCCCATCTCTGGGGGATAAAGCCCGGCGAGGCTGCTGAAACAGGAGCCTACGTCTCTGACGAGCTTGGCTGGTGGTTCACCGGACTCGTGGACGGTGAGGGCTGCTTCTCGATCAGCACGAACAAGGCGCAGTTCATCGTCGCGATGAGACTGGACGACCGACCGATGATCGAGCGCATCCGCGAAGACCTCGGGGGGATCGGCTCCCTCTATGTGAAGGACAAGCTGGCTGAAGCACCCCGAAGGCCCGGTATTCGGTGGGAGGTCGTGAAGCGCGACGAGGTGCTTTGGCTGACGCGCTTCTTCGACTTCTTCGAGTTGAGGTCTAAGAAGCGCCGGGACTACGAGATTTGGCGTGAAGCGGTAATCGACTGGTACTGCAGCGGCTCGCCGGCCGTCTTCGAGCAGTACATCGTCCCGATCAAGCAGGCACGCAAGTACCGCGAGCCAGATGACGGGCAGGCCATCTCTAACCCGGTGTTCGGAATATGAACGACCGAAGGATTCCATCCGCAGATGGTCGGGGAGATCGCTTTTATCGCGAAGGATTACGCCCCTCGTTCGCGTCAAAGGCACAGCCCATGCGGGCTGTCCACCAACGGCCCACAAGTGCATCAAGGGGATGGCTCTAAATGGACGCCGTTTCAGCCCTCGGAACGTGTGAATACGCCCTTCTGACAGGGGCCGAGAACGACCGCCTGGACGCGCTCGCCGCGATCCAGGAAGCCCGCTCCGAGATAATGACCCCGCACGGGCTAACTGCCGTGCGGGAGGAGGTGATGGACGATGAGTGACGAGTTTGTGATTGGCCCGGATGAGGTCTGCCGTGTGGGTGGTGGCCGCGGGTGCCCCGAACCGGCAGTGGTCGTGTTTGTAGTCGGGGGCGATAGCGTGGCGTTTGACCCGCTTGAGACTCTGTTCTTTCCAGGGCAGCGGCTTCTGTTTTGTATGAAGCACGCTGTTGAGTTTCGCCGCGCGATTGAGGAAAAGGCGTACTTCGCGGAGCTGGATCTGTGAGTCTCCTCTTTGTTGGCTCACGCAAGGTGTACGTCCGTATCCCCTGCGGTGAGATTCAGTACGGACGCGTAAGCCACCGAGTAACGGTGTGGTTCCGTGGAAGGCGGCTCGAGCTCCTGGGCTCGGGCGCTCACGGGCAGGTACCTGAAGCCTGCCCACATGTCCCGGCCCCCGGTTTACGAGCGACCCCGACACCAAGCGGGGCGTCCCCGGAAGGTAACGACGGGGATGCGGGGGCCGTGGTATGACCGAACGAAGGATTGAATGCGAAGTTGGAATCCTTCGCGGACTCCTGACCGCCGAGCGCGAGCGCGACATGCGCCGTGAACACGCACGGATGCACCCGGACGGTCTGATGCGAAGCGGAAAGGTGTGCGACATCTGCCTGCTACTGGCCGCGCTCAGGGAAACGCACGGGCGCATCCCACGATGCTCAACGAACACCGCACGTGGCTATCGGTGCGCTAAGTCCTCCGGTCACCACGGCCCCCATTCGCATCCGAACGACGGGCAGTACCAGGGGACTAGCTGGTCGCAGGAGTGGCAGGAGCGCGGGAAGGATCACCCGTGACCGGAAGGACTCAATCGGAATTTGGAATCCAACGCCCTTATTACGAGGACGAATGGGTGACCATCTACCACGGCGACTGTCGGGATCTCATGCCGCTCGAGGCAGACGTGATCGTGAGCGATCCGCCCTACGGGATTAGGTACAGCCCCAGCCAAAACAGCAAGAAGGCGTGGGGCGACAAGACGTTCGTGGGTGACACGGTCGTTGCGGGTGACGGCGAGCCGTTCGACCCGTCGCCGCTGCTGACCTACCCGGCCATCGTTCTGTTCGGCGCCAACCACTACGCCGACAAGCTGCCGCCCAGCGCGTCCTGGTTCGTCTGGGACAAGCGCGACGGCATGACGAGCAACGACTTCGCGGACTGCGAGCTCGTCTGGACGAACCTACCGGGCGTCGCTCGCCTGTTCCGTCACCAGTGGAACGGGGCTCTAAGAGCAAGCGAACGAGGCGAACGACGGCTACATCCGACACAGAAGCCGTTGTCTCTGATGCGCTGGATCATCTCGCGCTGCCCTGACGGTGTTGTCCTCGACCCCTACGCCGGCTCAGGCACCACGCTTCGCGCCGCCAAGGATCTCGGCAGGCGTTCGATTGGTGTCGAGCTCGAGGAGCGGTATTGCGAGATCGCGGCAAAACGATGTGCTCAGGAGGTGCTCGCGGCATGAGCGATCGAAGTCCTAGAACTGATCTTGGAATCCTTCGTTGCGATACTGACCCCGCACGGGCGTACTGCCGTGCGGGAGGAGGTGATGACCAATGATCGAGCTATGGGTGATGTGCTGGCGCGGCCCGAAGCACTATCCGAACACTTCGTCTTCGTTTAGCCGCGTCGTGGACTGGCCTTCGGTTCCGCCCGAGGGAGCCCTCATCAATGTGGGCGCCGACGAAGAGGGCGAAGCAGGCTCTATCAACTCGTACGTCGGCACGGTCTACTGGCAGACCGACATGGTGATCGTTGAGACGCACATCGAAGGTCTCGACAACACCAACGAGTTCGACTCCGTACGCGAGAGCGTCGTCCGGGATGGCTTCGTGTGGAAACACGGGGAGCCGATGCCGAATGGCTGATTCAAGCCGTTGTCCTGGAAATGGTATTCGCATCCTTCCTTGGGCCGACAGGATCAAGCTCGCCGTCGAGTCGTGGCGTGAATGGAAGATCCTGCCCACCGGCCCGCGGATGGATCGGGTGTTCAAGGATGCTGGCGTTCGTGACCTGATCGCGGTGGCGCAAGCAGCCGACGCATATCTCGACCGTCACCAGCAGATGAAGGGGGCCGTCCTTACTGGCGGCGACTTCCTGCTGCTCGCACAAGCAGAAGACAACCTGCGTGACGCGCTTGAAGCGGTGACCAAATGACCGAGCGAAGGAATCCAATGGGCATTCGCATCCTTCGTGATCTGGACGAGTTGGCGCGTGGGTTGGACTACGGGCAGGCCAAGCTCATCGCTGACTACATCACGATGCTTGAAGCGACGCTCCGTGAAGGGGCAAACCTCTACGACGGATCGTCTAAGGGGTTCGCGCTCAGATCTTGGCAGGAACACGCCAAGAGCGTCCTGGGTGGCCCGTCGTGATGGGCATTGGAGGTCTTCCCGCCGTCTGCACGACTCCGGGGTGTGAACGTCGCCGTACGTCGGACAACCGCTGGTGCCAGGAGTGCAATGAGGCAGCCGCTAGGGGCATTGGAAGTCTTCGCAAGCAGGCGTCCCGCGGCGGTGGCCCGTCCGAGAAATCGACGGGGCGCAGGGTCGCCACTGAGTCGTTCATCGACGGGAACGAGGGCGAATCGTGATCGGGGTTGTACACGCTCCCGGCCACGGAAGCTATCGCCTCTACAAGCAGGGCTGTCACTGCTCTGAGTGCCGCGCCGCCCAGAACGCTGTCATCCGGTCGTACCGGTCGCGGAAGCGCGAGCTCATGCGGCAGGACGAACTGCACGCAGTCGCACGACTGATTCAGCAGGGCATCTGGAACGGCACGGACGCGCTGTCGATCGCTGCCGAAGTGATCGCTCTGGGAGTA from the Gemmatimonadota bacterium genome contains:
- a CDS encoding site-specific integrase — translated: MSAHIRSRTLPSGARRHDVIYRRGGRGYKIEHGGTFKTVREANVRLRLVEDWLAAGRNPKTELALLRRPAEVSLSFRDLAEVWLSGRFDLDESTRVNYRSHLRQVNRVFGSMDAASISAADVSGWIGGMIDRGLAPGTVKDYVGLVRMVLDHFDDNPARHRSVRLPKQVRAIREPPDADEFLTFLAAVDEEFRGPVVLLEQTGMRIGEALSLEARDIDRAGLRVRVRAEVAKRDRPRWIPVPAWYADLIMPCRMSPSRLSYRMRKASERINPHLLRHRRATLWHQSGIPAVELASRLGHANTSESLDTYSHVRPISEADPVLILAALA
- a CDS encoding LAGLIDADG family homing endonuclease, encoding MAEKRRSDVERPHLWGIKPGEAAETGAYVSDELGWWFTGLVDGEGCFSISTNKAQFIVAMRLDDRPMIERIREDLGGIGSLYVKDKLAEAPRRPGIRWEVVKRDEVLWLTRFFDFFELRSKKRRDYEIWREAVIDWYCSGSPAVFEQYIVPIKQARKYREPDDGQAISNPVFGI
- a CDS encoding DNA methyltransferase — translated: MTIYHGDCRDLMPLEADVIVSDPPYGIRYSPSQNSKKAWGDKTFVGDTVVAGDGEPFDPSPLLTYPAIVLFGANHYADKLPPSASWFVWDKRDGMTSNDFADCELVWTNLPGVARLFRHQWNGALRASERGERRLHPTQKPLSLMRWIISRCPDGVVLDPYAGSGTTLRAAKDLGRRSIGVELEERYCEIAAKRCAQEVLAA